The following proteins come from a genomic window of Geomonas sp. RF6:
- a CDS encoding DUF3313 domain-containing protein: MKRAFSVGMLLLVAASALQLAGCGGSYQARKVDVERATLVNPSMLQKGEKDQALFRYVNPKADPKKYTKIMIDPVIVTKDGELDAKEMQNYQTLANNAYVYLREELGQDFQIVTQPEPGTMRVQMAISDADSSKPVRNTLSTVMPIGMGLSAVKYAATGKQSGVGEITSEMKITDATTGELLGAALDRRVGGKTLTKLWSSWYNADEALKYWAKRLRFVMCDMRGTGNCTPVD, translated from the coding sequence ATGAAGAGAGCATTTTCAGTGGGAATGCTGTTACTGGTCGCGGCATCTGCTCTTCAACTGGCCGGCTGCGGAGGGAGCTACCAGGCTCGCAAGGTCGACGTGGAGCGCGCCACCCTCGTCAACCCGAGCATGCTGCAAAAGGGGGAGAAGGATCAGGCTCTGTTCCGCTACGTAAACCCGAAGGCGGACCCGAAGAAGTACACGAAGATAATGATCGATCCGGTCATCGTCACAAAGGATGGGGAACTGGACGCGAAGGAGATGCAGAACTACCAGACACTCGCCAACAACGCCTACGTCTACCTGAGGGAGGAGCTCGGGCAGGATTTCCAGATCGTTACCCAGCCTGAGCCCGGGACGATGCGGGTCCAGATGGCGATAAGCGACGCAGACAGCTCGAAGCCGGTGCGCAACACCCTCTCCACCGTCATGCCGATCGGCATGGGCCTCTCGGCGGTGAAGTACGCAGCCACCGGGAAGCAGTCAGGGGTCGGCGAGATTACCTCGGAGATGAAGATTACCGACGCCACCACCGGCGAGCTGCTCGGCGCGGCGCTTGACCGCAGGGTCGGCGGAAAGACCCTCACCAAGCTGTGGAGCAGCTGGTACAACGCGGACGAAGCGCTGAAGTACTGGGCAAAACGCCTGCGCTTTGTCATGTGCGACATGCGCGGCACCGGCAACTGTACGCCGGTCGATTAG
- a CDS encoding MlaE family ABC transporter permease, which produces MHPTELTIEKADDGTLLLTIAGDWQLTAMHPSADAVLSELAPGAPTKHVTFATAGLQRWGSGLLVFLARIFEACRKNSIAVDQSGLPSGVRKLLALAAPDNQRSGVTHGSARPPFLERVADLALNQVKGGKLLLAFLGEVTLAFLKMLRGKGDFRRLDLLVTVQETGAQALPIVTLISLLVGMILAFVAAIQLKLFGAQIYVADVVGIGVVRVMGAVMTGVIMSGRTGAAFAAQLGTMQVNEEIDALETLGFSSVEFLVLPRLLALMLMMPLLCVYSDLMGVIGGMIVGVGMLDLGVMEYINESQRALNLTHFLVGLFHSFVFGILVAVSGCLRGIQCERSASAVGYAATSAVVTSIVCIVIATAVITLSCQVLGL; this is translated from the coding sequence ATGCATCCGACCGAGCTCACCATTGAAAAGGCAGACGACGGCACCCTCCTTCTTACCATAGCCGGCGACTGGCAGCTCACCGCCATGCACCCGTCGGCAGATGCCGTACTCTCCGAACTGGCTCCCGGCGCCCCCACAAAACACGTCACCTTCGCTACCGCCGGCCTCCAGAGATGGGGGAGCGGCCTCCTCGTCTTCCTCGCCAGAATCTTTGAAGCCTGCCGCAAGAACAGCATCGCCGTTGACCAGTCAGGACTCCCCTCCGGTGTCCGGAAGCTCCTTGCCCTCGCCGCCCCCGACAACCAGCGCTCCGGCGTCACCCACGGCAGTGCCCGCCCCCCCTTCCTGGAGCGCGTGGCGGATCTTGCCCTGAACCAGGTAAAGGGGGGAAAGCTCCTCCTCGCCTTCCTCGGCGAGGTCACCCTCGCCTTCTTGAAGATGCTGCGGGGGAAGGGGGATTTCCGGCGCCTCGACCTCCTCGTCACCGTGCAGGAGACGGGCGCCCAGGCGCTCCCCATCGTTACCCTGATAAGCCTGCTGGTGGGGATGATCCTCGCGTTTGTCGCCGCCATCCAGCTGAAGCTCTTCGGCGCGCAGATCTATGTGGCGGACGTGGTGGGGATCGGCGTGGTCCGGGTCATGGGAGCGGTCATGACCGGAGTCATCATGTCCGGACGGACCGGAGCAGCCTTCGCCGCGCAGCTTGGCACCATGCAGGTGAACGAGGAGATAGACGCACTGGAAACGCTCGGGTTCTCCTCGGTGGAATTCCTCGTGCTGCCGCGCCTTCTGGCTCTCATGCTGATGATGCCCCTTCTTTGCGTCTATTCCGACCTCATGGGGGTGATCGGGGGGATGATCGTGGGGGTGGGGATGCTCGACCTCGGCGTCATGGAGTACATTAACGAGTCGCAGCGCGCCCTCAACCTGACCCACTTCCTCGTCGGCCTCTTCCACAGCTTCGTCTTCGGGATACTGGTGGCGGTATCCGGGTGCCTGCGGGGGATCCAGTGCGAGCGGAGCGCCTCCGCCGTCGGCTACGCCGCCACCTCGGCAGTCGTCACCAGCATCGTCTGCATCGTCATCGCAACGGCGGTGATAACCCTTTCCTGCCAGGTGCTGGGGCTATGA
- a CDS encoding ABC transporter ATP-binding protein, translated as MNGAAQEKSAKDAAIVVNGLEMSYGSFVLMRNLTFTINRGDIFIIMGGSGCGKSTLLKHLVGLKRPAKGEILYDGLSYWTAEPEVQDSLKRRFGILFQSGALWSSMTLGENVAMPLEQYTTLPPAQIREVVSLKLALVGLGGFEDFYPSEISGGMKKRAGLARAMALDPDLLFFDEPSAGLDPISARLLDDLIIELSESLGTTVVVVTHELASIFAIGTNSVFLDPEVKTMTAAGDPKLLLKESPDPKVVSFLTRGEGAPAR; from the coding sequence ATGAACGGAGCGGCTCAGGAAAAATCAGCGAAGGATGCGGCCATCGTGGTGAACGGCCTCGAGATGTCGTACGGAAGCTTCGTCCTCATGCGCAATCTCACCTTCACCATCAACCGGGGGGACATCTTCATCATCATGGGGGGGAGCGGCTGCGGCAAGAGCACCCTCCTGAAGCACCTCGTGGGGCTCAAGCGGCCGGCGAAGGGGGAGATCCTATACGACGGCCTGAGCTACTGGACCGCGGAGCCGGAGGTGCAGGATTCCCTGAAGCGCCGCTTCGGAATCCTCTTCCAGAGCGGGGCGCTCTGGAGCTCCATGACCCTTGGCGAGAACGTGGCGATGCCGCTGGAGCAGTACACGACGCTGCCACCGGCCCAGATACGGGAAGTGGTGTCCCTGAAGCTTGCCCTCGTCGGGCTCGGCGGCTTCGAGGACTTCTACCCATCGGAGATAAGCGGCGGCATGAAGAAGAGGGCGGGGCTTGCCCGCGCCATGGCGCTCGACCCCGACCTCCTCTTCTTCGACGAGCCCTCCGCCGGGCTCGACCCCATAAGCGCGCGCCTCCTGGACGACCTGATCATAGAGCTCAGCGAAAGCCTGGGGACCACGGTCGTGGTGGTAACCCACGAGCTTGCCAGCATCTTCGCCATCGGCACCAACTCCGTCTTTCTCGATCCGGAGGTGAAGACGATGACCGCCGCGGGAGATCCGAAGCTGCTCCTGAAGGAGTCGCCGGACCCGAAGGTGGTGAGTTTCCTGACACGGGGGGAAGGGGCTCCGGCGCGGTAG
- a CDS encoding MlaD family protein, translating to MGTKVSKVSIGAFVLGAVVLLVAAVLVFGAGKFFTKQNTYLTYFEGSVKGLNVGSPVTFRGVKVGSVSDISIIMDESTKALKIPVVFVIDPAKFKGTRAEFQRGDPSSIKRAVTTYGLRTQLQSMSFVTGQLMVALDFFPSKPARFVGLIKTYPEIPSVPTPLEELQKTVQDLPLREIVENLNRAIAGVDRVISSVNVEKTTKNIDVALQDIQGLVRNLNGRVGPLTESLAKTSEEAQATLKETQETAVVVRGGIKELAASTQKTLEAAQTALKQSEHTLRSYSDDSEMMAQMDRTMRDLSAMTRSFRQLSDYLERHPEALIRGKGSEGGRDGR from the coding sequence ATGGGCACTAAGGTCAGCAAGGTATCGATCGGCGCATTCGTCCTCGGGGCCGTCGTCCTCCTTGTCGCTGCGGTACTGGTCTTCGGAGCCGGCAAGTTCTTCACGAAGCAAAACACCTATCTCACCTATTTCGAGGGGTCGGTAAAGGGGCTGAACGTCGGCTCCCCCGTCACCTTCCGCGGCGTGAAGGTCGGCTCCGTCTCCGATATCAGCATCATCATGGACGAGTCGACTAAGGCCCTGAAGATTCCGGTCGTCTTCGTCATCGACCCCGCCAAGTTCAAGGGTACGCGCGCCGAGTTCCAGCGCGGGGACCCCAGCAGCATCAAGAGGGCCGTGACGACCTACGGCCTCAGGACGCAGCTCCAGTCCATGAGCTTTGTGACGGGGCAGCTCATGGTCGCCCTCGACTTCTTCCCCTCCAAGCCCGCCAGGTTCGTCGGTCTCATCAAGACGTACCCGGAGATCCCGAGTGTCCCTACCCCGCTCGAGGAGCTGCAAAAGACGGTGCAGGACCTTCCCCTGAGGGAGATCGTGGAGAACCTGAACCGTGCCATCGCCGGGGTGGACCGGGTCATCTCCTCCGTCAACGTGGAGAAGACCACGAAGAACATCGACGTGGCCCTGCAGGACATCCAGGGGCTGGTGCGCAACCTGAACGGCAGGGTAGGTCCCCTCACCGAGAGTCTCGCGAAGACCTCCGAAGAGGCGCAGGCGACCCTGAAGGAAACGCAGGAGACGGCGGTCGTCGTGCGCGGAGGGATAAAGGAGCTGGCCGCCTCCACCCAGAAGACCCTGGAGGCGGCGCAGACTGCCCTGAAACAGTCGGAACACACGCTGCGCTCTTACTCGGACGACTCGGAGATGATGGCCCAGATGGACAGGACGATGCGCGACCTCTCGGCGATGACCCGGTCGTTCCGGCAGCTCTCCGATTACCTGGAACGCCACCCGGAGGCCCTGATCCGCGGCAAGGGGAGCGAAGGAGGTCGTGATGGCAGGTAG
- a CDS encoding PqiC family protein has protein sequence MAGRFPLLAGSIAGALTLCLAGCASSPHTRFYTLHPVGERQVERTATPAAPVSVFVRPVDIPDYLDRPQIVTRSGHNELVLAEFDRWAGSLADDITAVVAEDLSRLLGTERVYSNRSVQGEKADYTVALRILRLDCTPGESVFMRAQWLVRCPGEGKSVSVQGGTFTAPVKDRQYQTVVAAVSKVLEQVSIAIARDIAPAERAADKTGAPR, from the coding sequence ATGGCAGGTAGATTCCCGCTGCTGGCCGGAAGCATTGCCGGTGCCCTTACCCTCTGCCTCGCCGGCTGCGCAAGCTCCCCCCACACCCGCTTCTACACCCTCCATCCGGTCGGGGAGCGGCAGGTCGAACGGACTGCCACGCCGGCCGCCCCGGTGTCGGTCTTCGTCAGGCCGGTCGACATCCCCGATTACCTCGACCGCCCCCAGATCGTGACGAGGAGCGGTCACAACGAGCTGGTGCTCGCGGAATTCGACAGATGGGCCGGCTCGCTGGCCGACGACATCACGGCGGTCGTGGCGGAGGACCTTTCCCGGCTCCTCGGGACGGAGAGGGTCTACAGCAATCGTAGTGTGCAGGGGGAGAAGGCGGACTACACCGTCGCGCTGCGCATTCTCCGCCTCGACTGCACCCCCGGCGAATCGGTCTTCATGAGAGCCCAGTGGCTGGTCCGCTGCCCAGGTGAGGGGAAGAGCGTCTCCGTGCAGGGGGGCACCTTTACCGCCCCGGTAAAGGATCGCCAGTACCAGACGGTCGTCGCCGCGGTGAGCAAGGTGCTGGAGCAGGTAAGTATCGCCATTGCGCGGGATATAGCCCCGGCGGAGAGAGCGGCCGATAAGACTGGAGCCCCCAGATGA
- the ydiK gene encoding AI-2E family transporter YdiK has product MTATTENQDVVRITLAVLFIVVLISACFSILRPFLTALVWATMIVVTTWSLMLRVQGRLGGKRWLAVTVMTLGLLLVFIIPFALAIVAIVGRADDVVALSKSLAARPLPPPPEWVERLPIVGGKVAARWHTFAAANQAELSERFAPYVKRVVGWLITQLGGLLMMVVQFLLTTIISAVLYAGGEQAAKGVCLFARKVGGKDGEAAAVLAAKAVRGIALGVVVTAIIQAILGAIGLTVAGVPAVGILTAVMFVLCVAQIGPGLVLFPSAGWLYWKDEPLWGTILLVWAFLVGIVDNFIRPFLIKKGADLPLVLIFAGVIGGLITFGVIGLFIGPVMLAVTFTLLKAWVLEGTDGGMEEAVQEADEPAVEAAPVVERGRHPL; this is encoded by the coding sequence ATGACAGCAACGACAGAAAACCAGGACGTGGTACGCATCACGCTCGCGGTCCTCTTCATCGTCGTCCTCATCAGCGCCTGCTTCTCCATACTGCGCCCCTTCCTCACCGCCCTCGTGTGGGCGACGATGATAGTTGTGACGACGTGGTCGCTGATGCTGCGGGTACAGGGTCGCCTCGGCGGGAAGCGCTGGCTCGCCGTCACCGTCATGACCCTCGGGCTCCTCCTCGTCTTCATCATCCCCTTCGCGCTGGCTATCGTCGCGATCGTCGGACGCGCCGACGACGTCGTCGCCCTCAGCAAGTCGCTCGCCGCCCGCCCCCTTCCCCCCCCGCCGGAATGGGTAGAGAGGCTCCCGATCGTCGGGGGAAAAGTGGCGGCGCGCTGGCACACCTTTGCGGCGGCGAACCAGGCGGAACTGTCGGAGCGCTTCGCCCCCTATGTGAAGAGGGTGGTAGGCTGGCTCATCACACAGCTCGGCGGCCTTCTCATGATGGTCGTGCAGTTCCTTCTGACCACGATCATCAGTGCAGTGCTCTACGCGGGGGGGGAGCAGGCCGCGAAGGGGGTCTGTCTCTTTGCCCGGAAGGTGGGGGGGAAAGACGGTGAAGCAGCGGCAGTTCTCGCCGCGAAAGCGGTCCGCGGTATCGCCCTCGGGGTGGTGGTCACCGCGATCATTCAGGCGATTCTCGGAGCGATCGGGCTGACGGTGGCGGGGGTCCCCGCGGTGGGGATACTCACCGCCGTCATGTTCGTCCTCTGCGTCGCCCAGATCGGCCCCGGCCTCGTCCTCTTCCCGTCGGCGGGGTGGCTTTACTGGAAAGACGAGCCTCTCTGGGGGACGATCCTCCTCGTGTGGGCCTTCCTGGTGGGCATCGTGGACAACTTCATCCGCCCCTTCCTCATCAAGAAGGGAGCCGATCTCCCCCTCGTCCTGATCTTCGCCGGCGTCATCGGCGGGCTGATCACCTTCGGCGTCATCGGGCTCTTCATCGGTCCGGTCATGCTGGCGGTGACCTTCACCCTCCTGAAGGCGTGGGTCCTGGAAGGGACGGACGGAGGAATGGAAGAAGCGGTGCAGGAGGCTGACGAGCCCGCGGTGGAAGCCGCGCCTGTGGTGGAACGGGGGCGACACCCCCTGTAG
- a CDS encoding efflux RND transporter periplasmic adaptor subunit, with product MKSIRGLQFAQWPPSVVAATALGVAALALCGCHQKEKAAAPPPPSVVATTVVARDTPVVFEYVGQTQSSRQVNIQARVSGFLDRRVYTEGAIVKEGDVLFLMDKKPFVAQLNAAKAALARQKAAMETARLNLERTKPLAEKKALSQKDLDDATGTFESSAAAVEMAKAQLETEKLNLSYCTIVSPVTGITGAAMQQDGGYVNAMNSQLTTVAALSPMWVNFSLSENELKKYRDQIASGAMRPPPNDSYEIEVVLVDGSIYPHAGRITFAAPSYNAQTGTFLLRASVDNPKGLLRPNQYVRARVKGATRVNAISVPQRAVQQGAKGHFVWVVTPDKKAESRPVQVGDLNGDEWFISQGLRAGEIVVVDGGMALRPGIPVTVRQAGAEPAAGAPKAASAGTVPATKTN from the coding sequence ATGAAGAGTATCCGAGGTCTCCAGTTTGCGCAGTGGCCGCCTTCCGTCGTTGCAGCCACGGCCCTTGGTGTTGCGGCGCTGGCGCTGTGCGGATGCCACCAGAAGGAGAAGGCCGCCGCGCCCCCCCCTCCGAGCGTCGTCGCCACCACCGTCGTCGCCAGGGACACCCCGGTCGTCTTTGAATACGTGGGGCAGACGCAGAGCTCGCGCCAGGTGAACATCCAGGCGCGGGTGAGCGGCTTCCTGGACAGGCGGGTGTACACCGAGGGGGCGATCGTGAAGGAAGGGGACGTCCTTTTCCTCATGGACAAGAAGCCGTTCGTGGCCCAGTTGAACGCGGCGAAGGCGGCGCTGGCGCGCCAGAAGGCTGCGATGGAGACCGCCCGGCTCAATCTGGAGCGCACGAAGCCTCTGGCGGAGAAAAAGGCCCTCTCCCAGAAGGACCTCGACGATGCCACCGGCACCTTCGAATCGTCCGCGGCCGCGGTGGAGATGGCGAAGGCGCAGCTGGAGACGGAGAAGCTGAATCTCTCCTACTGCACCATCGTCTCTCCCGTGACGGGAATCACCGGAGCGGCCATGCAGCAGGACGGCGGCTACGTGAACGCCATGAACAGCCAGCTCACCACTGTGGCGGCCCTCTCTCCGATGTGGGTGAACTTCAGCCTCTCGGAAAACGAGCTGAAGAAGTACCGTGACCAGATCGCCAGCGGCGCCATGAGGCCTCCGCCGAACGACAGCTACGAGATCGAGGTGGTTCTCGTCGACGGTTCGATCTATCCCCATGCGGGGCGTATCACCTTCGCCGCCCCCTCGTACAACGCCCAGACCGGTACCTTCCTGCTGCGTGCCTCCGTGGACAATCCGAAGGGGCTGCTGCGCCCGAACCAGTACGTCCGGGCCCGGGTGAAGGGGGCGACCCGGGTAAACGCCATCAGCGTCCCGCAGCGCGCGGTGCAGCAGGGAGCGAAGGGGCACTTCGTATGGGTGGTGACCCCGGACAAGAAGGCGGAGTCGCGCCCGGTGCAGGTAGGGGACTTAAACGGTGACGAGTGGTTCATCTCCCAGGGGTTGCGCGCCGGCGAGATCGTCGTGGTGGACGGCGGCATGGCCCTGCGGCCGGGGATCCCGGTGACCGTGCGACAGGCAGGGGCAGAGCCGGCGGCAGGTGCCCCGAAGGCCGCATCGGCAGGCACCGTCCCGGCAACGAAGACGAATTGA
- a CDS encoding efflux RND transporter permease subunit produces MFSRFFIERPIFATVVSLIIVIAGLVAMKMLPVAQYPNITPVQIQVTTTYPGADSKTVGDSVAAPIEAQINGADNMIYMTSTSSNTGQMTITVFFTLDTDPSLAQVDVQNRVNLAMPQLPEAVKQYGVSVQKKSSSPLMIITLYNKDGRYTPEYVRNYTNVYVLDAIKRVNGAGQAQIFGVPDQAMRIWMNPDRMASLGITTSDVQTAVSNQNALFGAGQLGSQPNDGKVEMTFPVVTQSPFVQPSEYENIILRANPDGSAIVRVKDVARAETGRRLYIDDNRLNGAPATPIIVYQQAGANGLEVSKGVRKVMEDLKKTLPAGIEYTIALDTTEFVRLSIEEVIHTLFEAIVLVVLVVYLFLQSFRSTIICTVAIFVSLIGTFAGMLALGFSINLLTLFGIVLAIGMVVDDAIVVVENVESNMMKKHLAPKEATILAMEQIGTSLVAVVLVMASVFIPAAFLPGTTGQLYKQFAITIVVSVALSGFVALTLTPAMCGFMLKHKPPPQKGPFAWFNRAFDKFTLKFGDAVVLMIKRMSVAFILLAVMIFALVHLFRTIPTSFVPNEDQGYLFTQVLLPDAASLNRTVKMTEKVDALFAQNPAVLNRTIINGYSLIDSQYKPNTATFFVTLKDFKDRYASSDRARKENAQAVLKSIAAGARGIPEGTTIPIPPPAIPGIGTTGGFEFWIQDKGSGDPARLNELTQQFLAKARQRPQLTGLNSTFRASSQQLRAEVDRAKAVLLGVPISDVYSALQAQFGSIQVSQYNEYSRVWNVILQSDASYRRTPADITRVYTRSTNGKMVPLSALVTTSYVTNPDLIPHFNGFPAAQVTGNAAPGFSSGEAIKVMEEVAQEVLPAGYGFDWSGMAYEEKKSGGTSAAAFAFGLIIVFLLLAAQFESWTMPGSVMTAVPFGILGALLFNWARGLSNDVYFQIGLLVLIGLGAKNAVLRVTFAVELREQGLSIMDATVRSGEERFRPIIMTSLAFIFGVLPLALATGAGANARHSIGTGIMGGMIGEATLAMLYVPLFFYLFDTLAERKKEKKVSEPHPEGPHPAAEGGE; encoded by the coding sequence ATGTTCTCCAGGTTCTTTATCGAGCGGCCGATCTTCGCCACCGTCGTCTCCCTCATCATCGTCATCGCCGGGCTGGTGGCCATGAAGATGCTCCCGGTGGCCCAGTACCCCAACATCACCCCCGTGCAGATCCAGGTCACCACCACCTACCCCGGCGCCGATTCAAAGACGGTCGGGGACTCGGTGGCGGCCCCCATCGAGGCGCAGATAAACGGCGCCGACAACATGATCTACATGACCTCCACGAGCTCCAACACGGGGCAGATGACGATCACCGTCTTCTTCACCCTGGATACCGACCCGAGCCTCGCCCAGGTCGACGTGCAAAACAGGGTGAACCTGGCGATGCCGCAGCTGCCGGAGGCGGTGAAGCAGTACGGCGTCTCCGTGCAGAAGAAGTCCTCCAGCCCCCTCATGATCATCACCCTCTACAACAAGGACGGGCGCTACACGCCGGAGTACGTGAGAAACTACACGAACGTCTATGTGCTCGACGCCATAAAGAGGGTAAACGGAGCCGGGCAGGCGCAGATATTCGGGGTGCCGGACCAGGCGATGCGCATCTGGATGAACCCCGACCGCATGGCCTCCCTCGGCATCACCACCTCCGACGTCCAGACCGCGGTCTCCAACCAGAACGCCCTCTTCGGCGCGGGGCAGCTCGGGTCGCAGCCGAACGACGGGAAGGTGGAGATGACCTTCCCGGTGGTGACCCAGTCTCCCTTCGTGCAGCCCTCCGAGTACGAGAACATCATCCTGCGCGCCAACCCTGACGGGAGCGCCATCGTGCGGGTGAAGGACGTGGCCCGGGCCGAGACCGGCAGGCGCCTGTACATCGACGACAACCGCCTGAACGGCGCCCCCGCCACCCCGATCATCGTGTACCAGCAGGCGGGAGCCAACGGTCTCGAGGTCTCCAAGGGTGTGCGCAAGGTCATGGAGGACCTGAAGAAGACCCTCCCCGCCGGGATCGAGTACACCATAGCGCTGGACACGACGGAGTTTGTGCGCCTCTCCATCGAGGAGGTCATCCACACCCTCTTCGAGGCTATCGTGCTGGTCGTCCTCGTGGTCTACCTCTTCCTGCAGAGCTTCCGCTCCACCATCATCTGCACGGTGGCGATCTTCGTCTCCCTCATCGGGACCTTCGCCGGGATGCTGGCGCTCGGCTTCTCCATCAACCTCCTCACCCTCTTCGGGATAGTCCTCGCCATCGGGATGGTGGTGGACGACGCCATCGTCGTCGTGGAGAACGTGGAGAGCAACATGATGAAGAAGCACCTGGCGCCGAAGGAGGCGACGATCCTCGCCATGGAGCAGATCGGCACCTCCCTCGTCGCGGTCGTGCTCGTCATGGCCTCCGTCTTCATTCCGGCGGCCTTCCTCCCGGGGACCACAGGGCAGCTGTACAAGCAGTTCGCCATCACCATCGTCGTCTCCGTCGCCCTCTCCGGGTTCGTCGCCCTCACCCTGACCCCGGCCATGTGCGGCTTCATGCTGAAGCACAAGCCCCCCCCGCAGAAGGGGCCTTTCGCCTGGTTCAACCGGGCCTTCGACAAGTTCACCCTCAAGTTCGGCGACGCCGTCGTTCTGATGATAAAGAGGATGTCGGTCGCCTTCATCCTCCTGGCGGTGATGATATTTGCCCTGGTGCACCTCTTCCGCACCATACCGACAAGCTTCGTTCCGAACGAGGACCAGGGGTACCTCTTCACCCAGGTGCTCCTCCCTGACGCGGCGAGCCTGAACCGCACGGTGAAGATGACGGAAAAGGTCGACGCCCTCTTCGCGCAGAACCCCGCGGTGCTGAACCGCACCATCATCAACGGCTACAGCCTCATCGACAGCCAGTACAAGCCGAACACCGCCACCTTCTTCGTGACGCTGAAGGACTTCAAGGACAGGTACGCCTCCAGCGACCGGGCAAGGAAGGAGAACGCCCAAGCGGTCCTGAAGTCCATCGCCGCCGGTGCGCGCGGCATACCGGAGGGGACCACCATTCCTATCCCGCCACCCGCCATCCCCGGGATCGGCACCACCGGCGGCTTCGAGTTCTGGATCCAGGACAAGGGGAGCGGAGACCCCGCGCGGCTGAACGAGCTCACTCAGCAGTTCCTGGCAAAGGCGCGCCAGCGACCCCAGCTCACAGGCTTGAACAGCACCTTCCGCGCCTCTTCCCAGCAGCTGCGCGCGGAGGTCGACCGCGCCAAGGCGGTCCTTCTCGGGGTGCCGATCTCCGACGTCTACTCCGCGCTGCAGGCGCAGTTCGGTTCCATACAGGTCAGCCAGTACAACGAGTACAGCCGGGTGTGGAACGTGATCCTGCAGTCCGACGCCTCATACCGGCGCACCCCCGCCGACATCACCCGGGTGTACACCCGTTCCACCAACGGGAAGATGGTGCCGCTCTCGGCGCTCGTTACCACCTCCTACGTCACAAACCCCGATCTCATCCCGCACTTCAACGGCTTTCCCGCGGCTCAGGTAACCGGGAACGCGGCGCCGGGATTCAGCTCCGGCGAGGCGATCAAGGTGATGGAGGAGGTGGCACAGGAGGTGCTCCCGGCCGGCTACGGCTTCGACTGGTCCGGCATGGCCTACGAGGAGAAGAAGTCGGGGGGTACCTCCGCTGCCGCCTTCGCCTTCGGCCTCATCATCGTCTTTCTCCTCCTGGCAGCCCAGTTCGAGTCGTGGACGATGCCGGGATCGGTCATGACCGCGGTTCCCTTCGGTATCCTCGGCGCCCTCCTCTTCAACTGGGCGCGCGGGTTGAGCAACGACGTGTACTTCCAGATCGGGCTCCTCGTCCTCATCGGTCTCGGTGCCAAGAACGCGGTGCTGAGGGTGACCTTCGCGGTCGAGCTGCGCGAGCAGGGACTTTCCATCATGGATGCGACGGTCCGCTCCGGGGAGGAGCGCTTCCGCCCCATCATCATGACCTCGCTTGCCTTCATCTTCGGCGTGCTACCCCTCGCGCTCGCCACCGGCGCCGGGGCGAACGCGCGCCACTCCATCGGCACCGGGATCATGGGGGGGATGATCGGCGAAGCGACCCTCGCGATGCTGTACGTTCCGCTCTTTTTCTACCTCTTTGACACGCTCGCCGAGCGCAAGAAGGAGAAGAAGGTATCCGAGCCGCACCCGGAGGGTCCGCATCCCGCAGCTGAAGGAGGTGAGTGA